A single window of Debaryomyces hansenii CBS767 chromosome F complete sequence DNA harbors:
- a CDS encoding DEHA2F06028p (similar to CA2562|IPF19953 Candida albicans IPF19953 unknown function), producing the protein METADFKRAANKGIEPQHENSDIASLSTLGMRIRKSVADGYNVPSNKYNGYNAYDRMGYTSHGEYGRVEPKAIGIFGGNQDGSNIDYEPARVPLPTHMSQPPALTNVGSTIGTCSNLSEWENNYASHAPAISTLGVFDQGAKGKRKFDDIDEDAVAYGSGAGASPGAISTNTTYDMGTEYYRAKYGELKFDEDF; encoded by the coding sequence atggAGACAGCAGATTTTAAGAGAGCAGCAAACAAAGGTATCGAACCACAACATGAGAACAGCGACATTGCTTCTTTATCGACGCTAGGGATGAGAATAAGGAAATCGGTCGCAGATGGTTATAACGTACCATCTAACAAGTATAATGGATATAATGCATATGACCGTATGGGATATACTAGTCATGGAGAATATGGGAGAGTTGAACCCAAGGCCATTGGAATATTCGGGGGTAACCAGGATGGAAGCAATATAGATTATGAACCGGCCAGAGTCCCATTACCTACCCATATGAGTCAACCACCGGCATTGACTAACGTTGGATCTACTATCGGAACATGTTCGAATTTGTCTGAATGGGAAAACAATTATGCAAGCCATGCGCCGGCTATCAGCACATTGGGAGTCTTTGACCAGGGCGCAAAGGGAAAGAGAAAGTTCGACGACATTGATGAGGATGCAGTTGCATACGGCAGCGGTGCTGGTGCTAGTCCTGGTGCGATCTCCACCAATACGACCTATGATATGGGTACAGAATATTACCGGGCAAAATATGGCGAGTTAAAGTTCGACGAAGACTTCTAA
- a CDS encoding DEHA2F06050p (similar to uniprot|Q2VQX1 Saccharomyces cerevisiae YLR443W ECM7 Non-essential protein of unknown function): protein MMFNNIGYHFLLPFRNLTAQARFLQIIRLFTCIAALTFIIATLIGSLANRNIYIARINCARLDVARGLYNSLRSSVSLSSSILGDSEDNVLPVDSSLTNSEIAVLTSYAENQVADAPQYIVTSLWSWCYGNYNITQHMDRHGVVHISKHNDVLTCSKSTKRYIFDYKDELELIGLQSILAYAYQSSDLNDKKYEETIAKRNNKYKLVPSGLIFGASSQLVILIFGYILYSNRGPEQSLNKIPVFVMNIIALISVASFLSLAVSSSLVTNLLIEIRGEIKSNLGDYGIALHFGDIWFSLLWLSFTFSLLSSVSWTFPLWCANPRDFDEEEDFDDFPYGSDNITDNEEAGMSDLSGLRRNPSVSDKYNRFNKTSANISSGVQYKASADFGAKNDNDVEERDFSDDEDHEYETDYVYNDTSNRKYDAYGARNEDELRKLGETLSRKMSVRRLNRNLSKKSRKSYLRDANYPIFEDESSNLLYHDVNISNSQYPMTDSMAHHYREETFDGYVNSHKPTTSASTMSLGTSKILTSHINKVREEGNNTPTRNASDKSVDRRKNNKEQDTNFRSNSLQERHFQHNTRNNPFLQSDTLESLENKRNSTGDSFLNFDEMEILDNNNYINRL from the coding sequence ATGatgtttaataatatagGGTATCATTTTTTACTACCCTTTAGAAATCTCACAGCTCAAGCAAGATTTCTACAAATAATAAGGCTTTTCACATGTATTGCCGCATTAACATTTATCATCGCAACATTAATAGGCTCCCTTGCTAATaggaatatatatattgcaAGAATTAATTGTGCCCGTTTAGATGTTGCTCGTGGTTTATATAATAGTTTGAGGAGCTCCGTGTCTTTATCCTCAAGTATTCTTGGCGATTCAGAGGATAATGTGCTACCTGTTGATTCATCGTTAACTAATTCCGAAATAGCAGTGCTAACCTCATATGCTGAAAATCAAGTTGCTGATGCTCCCCAATACATTGTTACCTCCTTATGGAGCTGGTGCTATGGTAATTATAACATCACACAACACATGGACAGACATGGTGTTGTTCATATATCCAAGCATAACGATGTCCTTACTTGCTCAAAATCGACGAAGAggtatatttttgattacaaggatgaattagaattgaTAGGTTTACAGAGCATTTTAGCATACGCATACCAGTCTTCGgatttgaatgataaaaaaTACGAAGAGACAATAGCcaaaagaaataataaatacaaattAGTTCCATCCGGCTTGATATTTGGAGCTAGTTCCCAGCTagttatattaatattcgGCTATATTTTATACAGTAATAGGGGCCCGGAGCAAAGCCTCAATAAAATTCCTGTTTTTGTGATGAATATTATAGCTTTAATATCTGTTGCATCATTTCTAAGTTTAGCTGTATCCAGTAGTCTTGTGACTAATTTATTGATCGAAATTAGAGGTGAAATTAAATCTAATTTGGGGGATTATGGAATTGCGTTACATTTTGGCGATATTTGGTTCCTGTTATTGTGGTTGTCTTTTACATTTTCATTACTTTCAAGTGTTTCTTGGACTTTCCCTCTATGGTGTGCCAATCCACGggattttgatgaagaggaagattttgatgatttccCTTATGGATCTGATAATATAACTGACAACGAGGAAGCGGGAATGTCTGACTTGAGCGGCCTTAGACGTAATCCAAGTGTTTcagataaatataatagattCAACAAGACAAGCGCGAATATATCTAGTGGTGTTCAGTACAAAGCATCTGCGGATTTTGGTGCcaaaaatgataatgatgttgaagaaagagacttttctgatgatgaggaCCATGAATACGAAACTGATTATGTCTATAATGATACGAGTAATAGAAAATACGATGCATATGGTGCTAGAAACGAAGACGAGTTACGAAAGCTTGGAGAAACATTGTCAAGAAAAATGTCCGTTCGCCGTCTAAACAGAAATCTTTCTAAGAAAAGCCGTAAGTCATACCTCCGTGATGCAAATTACccaatatttgaagatgaatcaAGTAACTTATTATATCACGACGTCAATATCAGTAACTCACAGTATCCAATGACCGATTCGATGGCTCACCATTATAGAGAAGAGACCTTTGATGGCTACGTAAATAGTCACAAGCCAACTACAAGTGCCAGCACTATGTCTCTTGGAACGTCGAAAATCCTAACTAGTCATATTAATAAAGTTAGAGAAGAGGGTAATAATACGCCTACTCGTAATGCATCAGATAAGTCTGTTgatagaagaaagaataataaagaacAAGATACAAATTTTAGGTCTAATTCACTACAAGAGAGACATTTCCAGCATAATACTAGGAACAATCCATTTTTACAGAGTGATACACTTGAATCATTAGAGAACAAAAGAAACTCTACAGGtgattcatttttgaattttgacGAAATGGAAATCCTAGACAACaacaattatataaatagacTTTAA